One Panulirus ornatus isolate Po-2019 chromosome 62, ASM3632096v1, whole genome shotgun sequence DNA window includes the following coding sequences:
- the LOC139745751 gene encoding uncharacterized protein translates to MEDLRSEWDAATSFASGAVSERWWSTVTRQYTEEGRVYHGHAYLTQLFALYHQHQERLNNPQAMALAIFFHKLEYNPRSGDSDLKNVEKFDEFISEAGEGHQDSPLASAVRSLLEASVSNLTEAHMMEGGSGSDDVHYFLDFTTAVLGAPGPEYDQYTTKIQAEYIHLPTTAYNQLRVKMLKNLVLMPNIYATREFQTEREKTARENIQREVENLQA, encoded by the exons ATGGAAGATCTGAGAAGTGAATGGGATGCTGCCACCAGCTTTGCCTCAGGAGCTGTGAGTGAACGGTGGTGGAGCACAGTAACTCGTCAGTAcactgaggagggaagggtgtacCATGGTCATGCTTATCTTACTCAGTTGTTTGCTCTCTACCATCAACACCAAGAAAGGCTTAATAATCCCCAAGCAATGGCATTAGCCATATTTTTCCACAA ACTGGAGTATAACCCACGTTCTGGTGATTCTGATCTTAAGAATGTTGAGAAATTCGATGAGTTCATCTCAGAAGCAGGAGAAGGTCATCAG GATTCACCTTTGGCATCAGCTGTGCGATCACTTTTAGAGGCTTCAGTCAGCAACTTAACAGAAGCTCACATGATGGAGGggggttctggctctgatgatGTCCATTACTTTTTGGATTTCACCACAGCTGTGTTAGGGGCCCCTGGACCAGAATATGATCAGTATACAACTAAAATTCAAGCTGAATACATCCATCTACCCACAACAGCATACAACCAACTCAGAGTTAAA ATGCTGAAGAATTTGGTTCTGATGCCTAACATTTATGCAACAAGAGAATTCCAAACAGAACGAGAAAAAACTGCCCGAGAAAATATCCAACGTGAAGTGGAAAATCTTCAGGCTTGA